The Ascochyta rabiei chromosome 5, complete sequence genome has a segment encoding these proteins:
- a CDS encoding protein phosphatase 2A structural subunit: protein MDAQNDELYPIAVLIDELKHDDVILRLNAIHRLNTIALALGAERTRDELIPFLDESVEDEDEVLTALSEELGKFVEYVGGPEHAHVLLSPLENLAAIEEPLVREKAVESLNKICEELSQQQIEDAFIPLVMRLSKADWFTSKISATGLYQTPYSRATPPSQEALRQHYGQLVHDDTPMVRRQAANNLAKFIKAMTHSVVVEEMIPLFQHLAADDQDSVRLLTVDILIAIAEAVPKEQQSSHGVLLTALRSLFEDKSWRVRYMVADRFEKIAKAVDEEVVNRDLVPAFVKLLKDTEAEVRSAIAGQIPGFCALLERETLLHEVMPSIEELVSDQSQHVRAALGTQISGLAPILGKDETISHLLPMFLQMLKDEFPDVRLNIISKLESVNNVIGIELLSQSLLPAIVQLAEDKQWRVRLAIIEYVPLLASQLGVKFFDEKLSSLCMSWLGDTVFSIREASTQNLKKLTEVFGVEWANEAIVPKVMAMGQHPNYLYRMTTCFAVSTLAPALSLDVIEASILPMMDKLVNDDIPNIRFNVAKSYGVLVNTLKQLPEEGTVIALEKAGTPGQGCQKATDLITKSILPNLEKLQQDDDVDVRYFATTAAQSFTDAMQT from the exons ATGGACGCACAGAACGACGAGCTCTATCCTATTGCCGTGCTCATCGACGAGCTCAAGCACGACGACGTTATCTTGCGATTGAATGCGATCCATCGCCTGAACACGATAGCTCTTGCGTTGGGCGCTGAGCGAACGCGAGATGAGCTGATACCCTTCCTCGACG AGTCTGttgaggacgaggacgaggtgCTCACTGCACTGAGCGAGGAGTTGGGCAAGTTTGTCGAATACGTTGGCGGCCCGGAGCACGCCCATGTCCTCCTCTCTCCCCTAGAGAACCTGGCTGCGATAGAAGAGCCCCTCGTCCGCGAGAAG GCTGTCGAATCGCTCAACAAGATTTGCGAAGAGCTGTCACAGCAGCAGATTGAGGATGCCTTTATTCCCCTTGTCATGCGCCTCTCGAAAGCAGATTGGTTCACCTCGAAGATCTCTGCGACTGGCTTGTACCAGACTCCTTACTCCCGCGCCACACCTCCATCGCAGGAAGCCCTCAGACAGCACTACGGCCAGCTAGTGCACGATGATACCCCTATGGTGCGAAGACAAGCGGCGAACAACCTCGCAAAGTTCATCAAGGCCATGACACACTCGGTGGTTGTCGAGGAGATGATTCCTCTGTTCCAGCACCTTGCAGCAGACGACCAGGACAGCGTCAGGCTTCTGACAGTCGACATTCTTATCGCAATCGCCGAGGCAGTTCCCAAGGAGCAGCAGTCAAGTCATGGCGTGTTGCTGACTGCTCTGCGAAGCCTGTTCGAGGACAAGAGCTGGAGGGTGCGCTACATGGTCGCGGATCGATTTGAGAAG ATTGCGAAGGCGGTCGATGAGGAGGTTGTCAACCGTGATCTCGTCCCGGCCTTCGTCAAGCTACTCAAGGACACAGAGGCGGAGGTTCGCAGCGCCATTGCTGGGCAGATCCCCG GCTTCTGCGCACTGCTCGAGCGCGAGACCCTCCTGCATGAGGTCATGCCTAGCATTGAGGAGCTGGTCTCCGATCAGTCACAGCACGTTCGCGCCGCCCTCGGCACCCAAATCAGTGGACTAGCGCCCATCCTCGGGAAGGACGAGACCATCTCGCATCTTCTCCCCATGTTCCTTCAGATGCTCAAGGACGAGTTCCCTGACGTCCGACTGAACATCATTTCGAAGCTCGAGTCTGTCAACAACG TGATCGGTATCGAGCTTCTGTCGCAGTCCCTCCTTCCCGCCATTGTCCAACTCGCCGAAGACAAGCAGTGGCGTGTTCGTCTGGCCATCATCGAATACGTTCCCCTCCTTGCCTCGCAGCTTGGCGTCAAGTTCTTCGATGAGAAGCTTAGCAGTTTGTGCATGAGCTGGTTGGGTGACACCGTTTTCTCCATTCGTGAAGCCTCGACTCAGAACCTGAAGAAGCTCACTGAGGTCTTCGGTGTCGAGTGGGCTAACGAGGCCATTGTTCCCAAGGTCATGGCGATGGGTCAACATCCCAACTATCTGTACCGAATGACCACCTGCTTTGCTGTTTCT ACCCTGGCACCCGCCCTCAGCCTTGACGTCATCGAGGCCTCGATTCTTCCCATGATGGACAAGCTTGTCAACGACGACATCCCCAACATCCGTTTCAATGTCGCAAAGTCGTACGGTGTACTTGTCAACACACTAAAGCAGCTGCCCGAGGAGGGGACAGTGATTGCGCTGGAGAAGGCAGGTACACCAGGCCAAGGCTGCCAGAAGGCGACAGATCTGATCACCAAGAGCATACTGCCGAACCTCGAGAAGTTGCAACAGGACGACGATGTCGATGTCAGGTATTTCGCGACAACAGCAGCACAGAGCTTCACGGACGCAATGCAGACTTAG
- a CDS encoding Glutaredoxin has protein sequence MSATKTKVQSIIDENPVAVFSKSYCPYCRQAKQLLSDKGAKFYAIELDQVDDGSAIQSALADLTGQSTVPNIFIAKQHIGGNSDLQAKKGELVNLLKDAGAV, from the exons ATGTCCGCCACAAAGACAAAAGTCCAGTCCATCATCGACGAGAACCCCGTCGCCGTCTTCTCCAAGTCGTACTGCCCCTACTGCCGCCAGGCCAAGCAGCTGCTGAGCGACAAGGGCGCAAAGTTCTACGCTATTGAGCTGGACCAAGTCG ATGATGGCTCAGCCATCCAGTCTGCGCTCGCCGACCTGACCGGCCAGTCTACCGTGCCCAACATCTTCATCGCGAAGCAGCACATCGGCGGCAACTCGGACCTCCAAGCAAAGAAGGGCGAGTTGGTCAACCTGCTTAAGGACGCTGGTGCTGTTTGA